A genomic window from Cytobacillus suaedae includes:
- a CDS encoding PIN/TRAM domain-containing protein — protein sequence MLKRIVQLFFLIIGGMLGIFFIPELFELLNVGDIPYLDKPYTLAILGAIILFITTFWLVDYIVGLIRWLEETLVKAPVTDVLFGSLGIIFGLIVAFLIVIPLKSIQFTVVNTVVPIFVTLLLGYLGFQVGFKKRDELVNLFTNSNKSGKKKGLDDEEVEQSAKKLKILDTSVIIDGRIADICQTGFLEGIIVIPRFVLEELQHIADSSDVLKRNRGRRGLDILNRIQKELSIKVEIYEGDFDEIAEVDSKLVKLAQLTMGVVVTNDFNLNKVCELQNVAVLNINDLANAVKPVVLPGEELNVQVIKDGKEYNQGVAYLDDGTMIVVEEGRDYIGRKIDVLVTSVLQTSAGRMIFAKPKLLEKAL from the coding sequence TGTTAAATGTCGGTGATATTCCGTATTTAGATAAACCATATACACTTGCCATTTTAGGTGCTATTATTTTATTCATTACTACATTTTGGTTAGTCGATTATATTGTTGGTTTAATCAGATGGCTTGAAGAAACGCTAGTGAAAGCACCTGTTACCGATGTTTTATTCGGAAGCTTAGGTATTATTTTCGGATTAATTGTTGCTTTTCTAATTGTTATTCCATTAAAGTCCATTCAATTTACGGTTGTGAATACAGTTGTGCCTATCTTTGTTACCCTGCTTCTAGGGTACTTAGGATTTCAGGTTGGTTTTAAAAAGAGAGATGAACTTGTTAATCTTTTTACTAACTCTAATAAAAGTGGCAAGAAAAAGGGCTTAGATGATGAAGAGGTTGAACAATCAGCTAAGAAGTTAAAGATCTTAGATACGAGCGTAATTATTGATGGAAGAATCGCAGATATTTGCCAGACAGGATTTTTAGAAGGTATTATTGTTATTCCTAGATTCGTCCTTGAAGAATTACAGCATATCGCAGACTCTTCAGATGTACTTAAACGAAACCGCGGAAGAAGAGGGCTTGATATTTTAAATCGTATCCAGAAAGAATTATCCATTAAAGTTGAGATTTATGAAGGAGACTTTGATGAAATTGCTGAGGTCGATAGTAAGCTTGTTAAGCTAGCACAGTTAACAATGGGTGTAGTAGTTACTAATGATTTTAACCTTAATAAGGTATGCGAATTACAGAACGTTGCTGTGTTAAATATAAATGATTTAGCAAATGCGGTTAAACCAGTTGTATTACCAGGCGAAGAATTAAATGTACAAGTAATTAAGGATGGTAAGGAATATAACCAAGGTGTTGCTTATCTCGATGATGGAACGATGATCGTTGTCGAGGAAGGAAGAGACTATATAGGCAGGAAGATTGATGTATTAGTTACAAGTGTACTTCAAACATCTGCAGGACGAATGATTTTTGCGAAACCTAAGCTACTAGAAAAGGCATTATAA
- a CDS encoding 2-C-methyl-D-erythritol 4-phosphate cytidylyltransferase, whose product MKYQVVVPAAGQGKRMQAGKNKQFIELVGKPVIIHTLMVFEQDEDCAGVILVINENERLVFEELLLKHSIHKVSSIVSGGSERQHSVYNGLLAVEGVEIVLVHDGARPFVKQQLLSKLVSAASSSGAAIAAVPVKDTIKKATNVNKVVETVERSSLWAVQTPQAFRVSILKQAHEKAVEDDFLGTDEASLVERLDHEVIIVESDYQNIKLTTPEDLIFAEAILHKWIG is encoded by the coding sequence ATGAAGTATCAAGTCGTTGTACCTGCAGCGGGGCAAGGCAAAAGAATGCAGGCCGGAAAAAACAAACAATTTATTGAGTTAGTTGGCAAGCCAGTTATTATCCATACATTAATGGTTTTCGAACAAGATGAAGATTGTGCGGGTGTAATTTTAGTAATTAACGAAAACGAACGATTGGTATTTGAAGAATTATTATTAAAACACTCCATTCATAAAGTATCGTCAATTGTCTCGGGAGGCTCAGAGCGCCAACATAGTGTATATAATGGATTACTAGCAGTAGAAGGTGTAGAGATTGTTCTGGTTCACGATGGTGCAAGACCTTTTGTGAAACAACAACTCTTATCAAAATTAGTTAGTGCTGCATCTAGTTCAGGTGCAGCCATTGCTGCAGTTCCTGTAAAGGATACGATTAAAAAAGCCACTAATGTAAATAAAGTTGTAGAAACGGTTGAGCGATCAAGCTTGTGGGCTGTCCAAACCCCACAGGCTTTTCGTGTTTCAATATTGAAACAAGCTCATGAAAAGGCAGTTGAAGACGACTTCCTCGGTACAGATGAAGCAAGTCTAGTTGAGCGGTTGGACCATGAGGTTATTATAGTAGAAAGCGACTATCAAAATATAAAACTAACCACACCTGAGGATCTCATTTTTGCAGAAGCGATTCTACATAAATGGATAGGCTAG
- a CDS encoding 2-C-methyl-D-erythritol 2,4-cyclodiphosphate synthase, which produces MIRIGQGFDVHQLVEGRPLIMGGIEIPYEKGLLGHSDADVLLHTIADACLGAIAAGDIGKHFPDTDPNFKDADSAVLLQHVWKLVKSEGYSLGNIDCTIIAQKPKMAPYIDQMRERIAQLLESEISQVNVKATTTEKLGFTGRGEGIASQATVLLVSKD; this is translated from the coding sequence GTGATTCGGATAGGGCAGGGTTTTGATGTGCATCAGCTCGTAGAGGGGAGACCACTGATCATGGGGGGGATAGAAATCCCATATGAAAAGGGCCTATTAGGACATTCAGACGCAGATGTTTTATTACATACCATTGCAGATGCTTGTTTAGGAGCAATTGCCGCTGGGGACATTGGAAAGCACTTTCCTGACACAGACCCAAACTTCAAGGATGCAGATTCTGCAGTTTTACTTCAGCATGTTTGGAAGCTTGTTAAATCAGAGGGCTATTCATTAGGGAATATAGACTGTACAATTATTGCACAAAAGCCCAAAATGGCCCCGTACATTGACCAAATGAGAGAAAGAATTGCCCAACTATTAGAATCAGAAATTTCTCAAGTAAATGTAAAAGCAACCACAACTGAAAAACTAGGCTTCACTGGTAGAGGAGAAGGCATTGCTTCTCAAGCGACTGTGTTACTAGTGAGTAAGGATTAA
- a CDS encoding glutamate--tRNA ligase, translating into MTKEIRVRYAPSPTGHLHIGNARTALFNYLFARNQNGKFIIRIEDTDQKRNIAGGEESQLKYLKWLGINWDESTDVGGEFGPYRQSERTDIYAKYTQELLEKGLAYKCYCTEEEIEKEREEQIEKGEMPRYSGKHRNLTREEQAAFESEGKLPSIRFRVPEGKIYAFNDMVKGEISFESDGIGDFVIVKKDGTPTYNYAVAVDDHLMQISHVLRGEDHISNTPKQMMIYEGFGWDTPIFGHMTLIVNESRKKLSKRDESIIQFIEQYEELGYLPEALFNFIALLGWSPGGEEEIFTKEKFIEIFDSNRLSKSPALFDTQKLTWMNNQYVKQIDVERLVDLSLPHLIKAGRLKSDLSEQEMDWAKELITLFQEKMSFGAQIVELTELFFTEDVSFEEEAIEVLKEEQVPSVLTAFLDEVKALSTFGAEEIKAAMKNVQKSTGFKGKQLFMPIRVATTGQTHGPDLPKAIHLLGKDKIIARLSKQIS; encoded by the coding sequence ATGACAAAAGAAATTAGAGTAAGATATGCACCAAGTCCAACGGGGCATTTACATATAGGTAATGCAAGAACAGCACTATTTAACTATCTATTCGCAAGAAACCAAAATGGAAAATTTATTATCCGTATTGAGGATACAGACCAAAAGCGAAATATTGCAGGTGGAGAAGAAAGCCAATTAAAATACTTAAAATGGCTAGGGATTAACTGGGACGAAAGTACAGATGTTGGTGGAGAGTTCGGTCCATATCGTCAATCAGAGAGAACAGACATTTATGCTAAGTATACACAGGAGCTTTTAGAGAAAGGCTTAGCCTATAAATGTTACTGTACAGAAGAAGAGATTGAAAAAGAACGTGAAGAGCAAATAGAAAAAGGAGAAATGCCTCGCTATTCTGGTAAGCATCGTAACCTAACGAGAGAAGAGCAAGCTGCATTCGAAAGCGAAGGTAAACTTCCTAGCATACGATTCCGTGTTCCTGAAGGGAAAATCTACGCGTTTAACGATATGGTTAAAGGAGAGATCTCCTTTGAGTCAGATGGAATTGGTGATTTTGTCATTGTAAAAAAGGATGGAACACCAACCTACAATTATGCAGTTGCAGTTGATGATCATTTAATGCAAATTTCACATGTGCTACGTGGAGAGGATCATATTTCAAATACGCCAAAACAAATGATGATTTATGAAGGATTTGGCTGGGATACTCCTATCTTTGGACACATGACATTAATCGTGAATGAAAGCAGGAAAAAGCTAAGTAAACGTGACGAGTCTATTATTCAATTTATTGAACAGTATGAAGAGCTCGGTTACCTACCAGAAGCCTTGTTTAATTTTATTGCTTTATTAGGCTGGTCACCTGGTGGGGAAGAAGAGATTTTCACAAAAGAGAAATTTATTGAAATCTTTGACTCAAACCGTTTATCTAAATCACCAGCTTTATTTGATACACAAAAGCTTACTTGGATGAACAATCAATATGTGAAACAGATTGATGTAGAACGCTTAGTTGACCTATCTCTGCCTCACTTAATTAAAGCAGGTCGATTGAAGTCAGACTTAAGTGAACAGGAAATGGATTGGGCAAAAGAGCTAATCACATTATTCCAAGAGAAGATGAGTTTTGGAGCTCAAATTGTTGAATTAACAGAACTATTCTTTACTGAGGATGTTTCTTTCGAAGAAGAGGCAATAGAGGTATTAAAAGAAGAGCAAGTCCCTTCTGTTCTTACTGCCTTTTTAGATGAAGTAAAAGCCCTATCAACCTTTGGAGCAGAAGAAATTAAAGCAGCGATGAAAAATGTGCAAAAATCGACCGGATTTAAAGGAAAACAACTGTTTATGCCAATTAGGGTAGCAACAACAGGACAGACGCATGGTCCTGATTTACCAAAAGCAATTCACTTACTAGGTAAGGACAAAATAATTGCAAGACTATCAAAACAAATTAGTTAA
- the cysE gene encoding serine O-acetyltransferase: MMFKALKEDIDVVFEQDPAARSYFEVILTYSGLHAIWFHRLAHKLYKNKFFFLARLISQISRFFTGIEIHPGAQIGRRFFIDHGMGVVIGETCEIGDNVTVFQGVTLGGTGKEKGKRHPTIKDNALIATGAKVLGSITIGENSKVGAGSVVLHDVPDNSTVVGIPGRVVIKNGMKVKKDLNHSDLPDPVADRLKELEDRIVGLQEELARVQKERMQ; encoded by the coding sequence ATAATGTTCAAAGCACTTAAAGAAGACATCGATGTTGTATTTGAACAAGATCCAGCGGCAAGATCTTATTTTGAGGTGATTTTAACATACTCTGGACTACATGCAATATGGTTCCATCGTCTTGCCCATAAGCTATATAAAAATAAGTTTTTCTTCTTAGCTCGTTTGATTTCGCAAATTAGCAGATTTTTCACAGGAATTGAGATTCACCCAGGTGCACAAATAGGAAGACGTTTTTTTATAGACCATGGTATGGGTGTTGTTATTGGGGAAACCTGTGAAATAGGAGATAATGTTACCGTGTTCCAAGGGGTCACCTTAGGGGGGACCGGAAAAGAAAAAGGAAAGCGTCACCCAACCATTAAGGACAATGCTCTTATTGCTACAGGTGCTAAGGTACTAGGCTCCATTACCATTGGAGAAAACTCTAAAGTTGGAGCGGGTTCGGTTGTTCTGCATGATGTACCAGATAACTCAACAGTAGTGGGAATCCCTGGTAGGGTTGTTATAAAAAATGGGATGAAGGTTAAAAAAGATCTAAATCACAGTGATCTTCCAGATCCAGTTGCAGATCGTTTAAAGGAACTTGAAGATAGAATTGTTGGTCTACAAGAAGAATTAGCAAGAGTCCAAAAAGAGAGGATGCAATAG
- the cysS gene encoding cysteine--tRNA ligase produces MTIQIYNTLSRKKEVFRPIEENKVKMYVCGPTVYNYIHIGNARPAIVFDTVRKYFEFRGYEVNFVSNFTDVDDKLIKAANELGVDVPTVAQRFIDAYHEDVSALGCSQADVHPRVTESIDIIIEFIQTLIEKGYAYESGGDVYYKTRSFEGYGKLSHQSIDELRSGARIEVGEKKQDALDFVLWKAAKEGEIYWDSPWGKGRPGWHIECSAMAKKFLGETIDIHAGGQDLSFPHHENEIAQSEALTGKTFANYWMHNGYINIDNEKMSKSLGNFVLVHDIIKHYDPQLIRFFMLSVHYRHPINYSEELLNQTQNGLDRLRTSFANLNHRLQSSTNLTSTNEEWLAKINSFRKEFIEAMDDDFNTANAISVLFELSKQANYYLQERNTAEVVIKAFLKEFETLFGVLGLTLEEDQLLDEEIEALIEKRIQARKNRDFALSDQIRDELKAKNIILEDTPQGTRWKRG; encoded by the coding sequence ATGACAATTCAAATCTATAATACATTATCTAGGAAAAAGGAAGTTTTTCGTCCTATCGAAGAAAATAAAGTCAAAATGTATGTATGTGGTCCTACAGTTTATAACTATATTCATATAGGAAATGCAAGACCAGCAATTGTTTTTGATACTGTACGAAAATACTTTGAATTCCGTGGATATGAAGTGAATTTCGTTTCTAACTTTACTGATGTGGATGACAAATTAATCAAAGCTGCCAATGAATTAGGTGTTGATGTACCAACAGTTGCACAGCGTTTTATTGATGCCTATCATGAAGATGTTTCAGCACTCGGTTGCTCTCAGGCGGATGTTCATCCAAGAGTAACGGAAAGCATTGATATTATTATCGAGTTTATACAAACCTTGATTGAAAAAGGCTATGCTTATGAATCTGGTGGAGATGTTTACTATAAAACGAGATCCTTTGAGGGATACGGCAAGCTTTCACATCAATCAATTGATGAATTACGTTCAGGAGCAAGGATTGAAGTTGGCGAGAAAAAACAAGATGCACTAGATTTTGTTCTTTGGAAAGCAGCTAAAGAGGGAGAGATATACTGGGATAGCCCTTGGGGGAAAGGAAGACCGGGTTGGCATATTGAATGTTCCGCAATGGCAAAGAAATTCTTAGGAGAAACAATTGATATTCATGCTGGTGGCCAGGACCTTTCGTTTCCTCATCATGAGAATGAAATAGCTCAGTCAGAAGCACTTACTGGTAAAACTTTTGCAAACTACTGGATGCATAATGGTTATATTAATATTGACAATGAAAAAATGTCAAAGTCGTTAGGGAATTTTGTATTGGTACATGATATTATCAAGCATTATGACCCACAATTAATTCGATTCTTTATGCTGTCAGTCCATTATCGTCATCCAATTAATTATAGCGAAGAGCTCCTAAATCAAACGCAAAATGGTTTAGATAGACTACGCACCTCCTTTGCAAATTTAAATCATCGATTACAAAGCAGCACAAACCTAACTTCAACTAATGAGGAATGGTTAGCGAAGATTAATTCCTTTAGAAAAGAATTTATTGAAGCAATGGATGATGACTTTAACACTGCAAATGCTATATCAGTACTATTTGAGCTATCGAAACAAGCAAACTATTATCTTCAAGAGAGAAATACAGCAGAAGTTGTCATTAAAGCATTCTTAAAAGAATTCGAAACGCTTTTTGGGGTATTAGGTTTAACGTTAGAAGAGGATCAATTACTCGATGAGGAAATTGAAGCACTTATTGAAAAGAGAATTCAAGCTAGAAAAAACCGTGATTTTGCATTATCTGACCAGATACGTGATGAATTAAAGGCAAAAAATATCATTCTTGAAGATACTCCTCAAGGGACTCGATGGAAAAGAGGATAA
- a CDS encoding Mini-ribonuclease 3, which yields MSTEQRLDIIQINSLALAYMGDAVYDTHIRHHLLLKGAVKPNQLHNKAKNYVSAKAQARVLHALFDEDFFSEEEQAVIRRGRNAKSGTVPKNTDVQTYRYSTAFEALIGFHFLHKNEDRVLEIITKAISIIE from the coding sequence ATGTCAACAGAACAAAGGCTGGATATTATTCAGATTAACAGTTTAGCATTAGCATATATGGGTGATGCTGTGTACGATACACACATTAGGCATCACCTACTCCTTAAAGGAGCTGTTAAACCCAATCAGCTTCATAACAAGGCTAAAAATTACGTATCGGCTAAGGCTCAAGCAAGAGTTCTTCATGCTCTTTTTGATGAAGACTTTTTTTCAGAAGAAGAACAAGCTGTCATACGAAGGGGAAGAAATGCAAAATCAGGGACTGTCCCTAAAAACACGGATGTACAAACGTATCGATATAGTACTGCATTTGAAGCACTAATTGGCTTTCATTTTCTTCATAAAAACGAAGACCGAGTGCTCGAAATTATAACTAAGGCAATATCTATTATTGAATAA
- the rlmB gene encoding 23S rRNA (guanosine(2251)-2'-O)-methyltransferase RlmB, producing MSSEFIIGKNPVVEALKSEREINKIWIAEGSQKGQMSQVVGMAKEKGILVQFVPKKKIDQMVEGNHQGVVASVAAYKYAELEDLFNSAKTRGEDPFFLLLDELEDPHNLGSIMRTADAVGAHGIIIPKRRAVGLTATVAKASTGAIEHIPVVRITNMAQTIEELKARGVWIVGTDAKGKDDYRNMDGTMPIGLVIGSEGKGMGRLIRDKCDFLVRLPMAGKVTSLNASVAASLLMYEVYRKRNPLGS from the coding sequence ATGTCTAGTGAATTTATCATTGGAAAAAATCCGGTAGTAGAAGCACTTAAAAGCGAAAGAGAAATTAATAAAATTTGGATAGCAGAAGGCTCTCAGAAAGGGCAAATGAGCCAAGTAGTCGGGATGGCAAAAGAAAAAGGAATCCTAGTTCAGTTTGTTCCCAAAAAGAAGATTGATCAAATGGTGGAAGGTAATCATCAGGGGGTTGTTGCTTCCGTTGCAGCCTATAAATATGCTGAATTAGAAGACCTATTTAACAGTGCAAAAACAAGAGGTGAGGACCCATTTTTTCTTTTGCTAGATGAACTCGAAGATCCACATAACCTAGGGTCAATCATGAGAACAGCCGATGCAGTAGGAGCACACGGAATTATTATTCCCAAGAGAAGAGCAGTTGGGTTAACTGCAACTGTTGCTAAGGCATCTACTGGTGCAATTGAGCATATCCCAGTGGTTCGTATCACGAATATGGCCCAGACAATCGAAGAGCTTAAGGCACGAGGCGTTTGGATTGTTGGTACCGACGCTAAAGGCAAAGATGATTATCGTAATATGGACGGAACAATGCCAATTGGCTTGGTTATTGGCAGTGAAGGAAAGGGCATGGGACGACTTATTAGAGACAAATGTGACTTTTTAGTTAGACTTCCAATGGCGGGAAAGGTTACTTCCTTAAATGCATCAGTAGCAGCAAGTTTGTTAATGTATGAGGTTTATCGTAAGCGTAATCCTCTAGGGAGCTAA
- a CDS encoding NYN domain-containing protein has product MDILIVDGYNIIGAWPSLRELKSKDLSSARDLLIEKMAEYQAYTGYRVIIVFDAHLVKGIEKKDHKHKVEVIFTKGNETADEHIEKLAKQLNNIKTQIHVATSDYTEQWAIFGQGALRKSARELLNEMGSVEKRIENKVKKTVEKKPTSKIQLSNEVAEIFEKWRRGQQ; this is encoded by the coding sequence ATGGATATCCTGATTGTTGATGGATATAACATCATTGGCGCTTGGCCTTCTTTAAGAGAGTTAAAATCGAAGGACCTTTCTTCAGCTCGTGATTTGCTAATTGAAAAAATGGCAGAATACCAAGCGTACACAGGATATAGAGTGATTATTGTTTTTGATGCACACCTTGTGAAGGGAATCGAAAAGAAAGATCATAAACATAAGGTTGAGGTAATATTTACCAAGGGCAATGAAACTGCAGATGAACATATCGAGAAATTAGCTAAGCAATTAAATAATATTAAAACGCAAATTCATGTAGCGACTTCCGACTATACTGAACAATGGGCAATATTTGGACAAGGAGCACTTAGGAAATCAGCACGAGAACTCCTAAATGAAATGGGTTCCGTTGAAAAGAGGATAGAAAATAAGGTCAAAAAAACAGTAGAGAAAAAGCCAACTTCAAAGATTCAATTATCAAATGAAGTTGCAGAAATTTTCGAAAAATGGCGAAGAGGGCAACAATGA
- the sigH gene encoding RNA polymerase sporulation sigma factor SigH — protein MSSSFDVKDNTKYGLLEDEEVIELVHIGQSDALDYLINKYRNFVRAKARSYFLIGADREDIVQEGMIGLYKAIRDYKEDKLSSFKAFAELCITRQIITAIKTATRQKHIPLNSYVSLDKPIYDDESDRTLMDVISGAKVLDPEELIINQEKFDDIEVKMAELLSDLERKVLALYLDGRSYQEISEDLNRHVKSIDNALQRVKRKLERYLEIRELTL, from the coding sequence ATGAGCTCAAGCTTCGATGTCAAAGACAACACTAAATACGGACTACTCGAGGATGAAGAAGTCATTGAATTAGTTCATATAGGTCAAAGTGATGCACTGGATTATTTAATTAATAAGTATCGTAATTTTGTTCGTGCAAAAGCAAGGTCTTATTTTTTGATTGGTGCGGATAGAGAAGATATTGTTCAGGAAGGTATGATCGGCCTTTATAAGGCGATTCGTGATTATAAAGAGGACAAACTATCTTCTTTTAAGGCCTTTGCAGAACTATGCATTACTCGTCAAATCATTACTGCAATTAAAACAGCCACTAGACAAAAACATATTCCTCTTAATTCCTACGTATCTCTTGATAAGCCTATTTATGATGATGAATCGGACAGGACCTTAATGGATGTTATATCTGGTGCTAAAGTATTAGACCCAGAGGAATTGATTATTAATCAAGAGAAATTCGATGACATTGAAGTGAAAATGGCCGAACTGCTAAGTGATCTAGAACGTAAGGTATTAGCATTGTATCTTGATGGTAGATCATACCAGGAAATCTCTGAAGATCTTAATCGTCATGTAAAATCGATCGATAATGCACTTCAGCGGGTAAAAAGAAAGCTTGAACGTTACTTAGAAATTAGAGAGCTTACACTATAG
- the rpmG gene encoding 50S ribosomal protein L33, with amino-acid sequence MRKKVVLACVVCGSRNYTTMKNGKDVAERLEINKFCKTCNSHTAHRETK; translated from the coding sequence ATGCGGAAAAAAGTAGTTTTGGCATGTGTAGTCTGTGGAAGTCGTAACTATACGACGATGAAAAATGGAAAAGACGTAGCGGAACGCCTTGAAATAAATAAATTTTGTAAAACTTGCAATTCTCACACAGCTCACCGAGAAACAAAGTGA
- the secE gene encoding preprotein translocase subunit SecE: MKRLTKFLRDVVREMKKVSWPKRKELTRYTIIVLSTVIFVSVFFAVIDLGISEIIRFVIE, translated from the coding sequence ATGAAGCGTTTAACTAAGTTTTTACGTGATGTAGTTCGCGAAATGAAAAAAGTAAGTTGGCCAAAGCGAAAAGAATTAACACGTTATACGATTATCGTGTTATCTACAGTTATTTTCGTTTCAGTGTTTTTTGCAGTGATTGATTTAGGAATTTCAGAAATTATTCGTTTTGTGATTGAATAA
- the nusG gene encoding transcription termination/antitermination protein NusG, whose amino-acid sequence MEKNWYVVHTYSGYENKVKANLEKRVETMGMQDKIFRVVVPEEEETDIKNGKKKVTKRKVFPGYVLVEIIMTDDSWYVVRNTPGVTGFVGSAGSGSKPTPLLPDEVTSILKHMGMEQKVIEVDFELKETVKVKEGPFANFTGAIEDIDKDKQKIKVLVNMFGRETPVELDFSQVEKL is encoded by the coding sequence ATGGAAAAAAATTGGTATGTAGTACATACGTATTCTGGCTATGAAAATAAGGTAAAAGCTAATTTAGAAAAGCGTGTAGAAACAATGGGGATGCAGGATAAAATTTTTAGAGTAGTTGTTCCTGAAGAAGAAGAAACCGATATCAAGAATGGTAAAAAGAAAGTAACAAAAAGAAAGGTATTCCCTGGGTATGTATTGGTCGAGATTATAATGACCGATGATTCTTGGTATGTTGTTCGAAATACTCCTGGTGTTACTGGATTTGTTGGATCTGCCGGATCAGGGTCAAAACCGACTCCTCTATTACCTGATGAAGTTACGAGTATATTAAAACACATGGGTATGGAGCAAAAAGTGATCGAAGTAGATTTCGAGCTTAAAGAAACAGTAAAGGTAAAAGAAGGTCCGTTTGCTAACTTTACAGGTGCAATTGAGGATATTGATAAGGACAAACAAAAAATTAAAGTGCTTGTAAATATGTTCGGCCGTGAAACACCGGTAGAACTGGATTTTTCACAAGTTGAAAAATTATAG
- the rplK gene encoding 50S ribosomal protein L11 produces MAKKVIKMVKLQIPAAKANPAPPVGPALGQAGVNIMGFCKEFNARTAEQAGLIIPVEITVFEDRSFTFITKTPPAAVLLKKAAGIESGSGEPNRNKVATVKRDKVREIAETKMPDLNAANVESAMRMVEGTARSMGIVIED; encoded by the coding sequence GTGGCTAAAAAAGTAATTAAAATGGTAAAATTACAAATCCCTGCTGCAAAAGCTAACCCAGCACCACCAGTTGGACCAGCACTAGGTCAAGCAGGTGTAAACATTATGGGATTCTGTAAAGAATTTAACGCTCGTACAGCAGAACAAGCTGGTCTAATCATTCCTGTTGAAATTACGGTATTTGAAGACCGTTCATTTACATTTATTACAAAAACTCCTCCAGCAGCAGTTCTTCTTAAGAAAGCAGCTGGAATTGAGTCTGGTTCTGGTGAACCAAACCGTAATAAAGTAGCAACAGTTAAGCGTGATAAAGTACGTGAGATTGCAGAGACTAAAATGCCAGATCTAAATGCTGCAAACGTTGAGTCTGCAATGCGTATGGTTGAAGGTACTGCACGTAGCATGGGTATTGTTATCGAAGACTAA
- the rplA gene encoding 50S ribosomal protein L1: MAKRGKKYVEAAKLVDRTQAYSVAEAIELVKKTTTTKFDASVEVAFRLGVDPKKADQQIRGAVVLPNGTGKTQRVLVFAKGEKAKEAEAAGADYVGDADFITKITQGWFDFDVIVATPDMMGEVGKLGRVLGPKGLMPNPKTGTVTFDVDRAVKEIKAGKVEYRVDKAGNIHVPIGKVSFESDKLVENFTTIYETMLKVKPSAAKGTYMKNLAVSSTMGPGVKVDPSTFVTSK, encoded by the coding sequence ATGGCAAAAAGAGGCAAAAAGTACGTTGAAGCTGCTAAATTAGTAGACCGTACACAAGCTTACTCAGTAGCTGAAGCTATTGAACTAGTAAAGAAAACTACTACTACTAAATTTGATGCATCTGTTGAAGTTGCATTCCGTTTAGGCGTTGACCCTAAGAAAGCTGACCAACAAATTCGTGGTGCAGTTGTTCTTCCAAACGGTACTGGTAAAACACAACGTGTACTAGTATTCGCTAAGGGTGAAAAAGCGAAAGAAGCAGAAGCTGCTGGTGCAGATTATGTTGGAGATGCTGATTTCATCACTAAAATCACTCAAGGTTGGTTTGATTTTGATGTAATCGTTGCTACTCCTGATATGATGGGGGAAGTTGGTAAACTTGGTCGTGTGTTAGGACCTAAAGGTTTAATGCCAAACCCTAAAACTGGTACTGTTACATTTGACGTAGACCGTGCAGTTAAAGAAATCAAAGCTGGTAAAGTTGAATACCGTGTTGACAAAGCTGGTAATATCCACGTGCCAATCGGTAAAGTTTCATTTGAAAGCGACAAACTAGTTGAGAACTTTACAACAATCTACGAAACAATGTTAAAAGTTAAACCATCTGCAGCAAAAGGTACGTACATGAAAAACCTTGCTGTTTCTTCAACGATGGGACCTGGAGTTAAGGTGGATCCATCAACATTTGTTACTTCTAAATAA